The proteins below are encoded in one region of Oryzias melastigma strain HK-1 linkage group LG9, ASM292280v2, whole genome shotgun sequence:
- the LOC118599190 gene encoding GTPase IMAP family member 8-like, whose amino-acid sequence MAAAGPLAHAPELRVLLFGKSQSKKNVLSNLITGKKEFFFSKFTPNNTIAKGAFQKTNVTVVITADVFSQSEEKVKHEMKKCVALCHPGPNVLLLMVKSNDFNEDDRQRLIFIQSFFGHEALKHSIVILLDKDEQKNQSINKLKQDCGGRLQKVHLDSQDLLDFEIKELINKMRTIVSNNKQSHLNFSEGLEPCKTSVLFQPPLNIVLCGRHGIWKTSVADVIMKKSKLPQTHDTTHDKREAEVSGRLVSIIEMSALYGSSPEVTKRSTQASVSLWNPEGVHAFVMVLPVKSLNDKDKKELEVLQETFSSQVKDFTIVLFAVESDPTDPEVVSFMKENITIQELCQSWAGQYMVFNVKDKQQVSALLRLVEKMTAVGSQSFRKEMMIKPRTGSSKNPWVTTTDGKSKLEPLRIVMVGKTGCGKSATANTILRKNCFTSKSSMKSVTTVCQKRSAEVNGRMVAVVDTPGLYDTKLSNDEVKQEMVKCISLMSPGPHVFLLVVQIGRFTQEERDTVDLIREFFGKNSVHFIILVFTRGDDLQDQTVESYIEEANDDYMNELIESCGGRYHVFNNKDGKNHRQVTELLNKIDTMVKKNGAQCYTTDMFQEAERAIQKEVQRILQEKEEEMLREKEKLQREFEKEIEAKKRKIYQEREEKEKLLQEKEDYIKQQEERKKKEEEEREKEDKDQKIKEEQLRREWEQKFEALEIKLRSELEKNAVSDKDAMRYKEELQRERESWEREREQWWLKRKEEEQQRQEQERVKLQKLKEEYDRERGDYETKRNEEDKVRKAQEEKELREAQENFTKKVEEIKERNEEEARKQAEEFNEFKEKYVKDFAELMAKHDKEIEELKERDQRKNQIILKNLIKDKTYKKQYELLKKQQEEEKSTVLQEILPQMDEEARNKAMTQLQVKHDQELNEWIEDQMQKASDKNCSIL is encoded by the exons ATGGCAGCAGCTGGACCTTTAGCACACG CACCGGAACTCCGAGTTCTGTTGTTTGGGAAGAGCCAGAGTAAAAAGAACGTGCTGTCTAACCTCATCAcgggaaaaaaagagttttttttctcaaaattcacCCCAAACAACACCATCGCTAAAGGAGCATTTCAAAAGACAAACGTAACTGTGGTCATCACTGCCGACGTCTTCAGTCAGTCAGAGGAAAAAGTGAAGCATGAGATGAAGAAGTGCGTGGCTCTTTGCCATCCTGGACCCAATGTCCTGCTGCTGATGGTGAAGTCCAATGATTTCAACGAGGACGATAGACAACGCCTCATATTCATCCAGAGTTTCTTCGGACATGAAGCCTTGAAGCATTCCATAGTGATCCTTTTGGACAAGGACGAGCAAAAGAACCAATCCATTAACAAGCTCAAACAAGACTGTGGAGGAAGGCTGCAGAAAGTCCACCTGGACAGTCAGGATCTCCTCGATTTTGAGATTAAAGAGCTCATAAACAAGATGAGAACAATTGTAAGCAACAACAAACAAAGCCATCTAAACTTCTCAGAGGGACTTGAACCCTGTAAAACATCGGTACTCTTTCAACCGCCTCTGAACATAGTGCTGTGTGGCAGACATGGAATTTGGAAGACTTCAGTTGCCGATGTGATAATGAAAAAGAGCAAACTTCCCCAAACCCATGACACGACACATGACAAGAGAGAAGCAGAAGTGTCCGGACGTCTGGTGTCTATCATCGAGATGTCTGCCTTGTATGGGAGCAGCCCTGAAGTCACTAAAAGGAGCACACAAGCCTCTGTATCTCTCTGGAATCCTGAAGGTGTCCATGCCTTCGTCATGGTCCTACCTGTGAAAAGCCTAAACGATAAGGACAAGAAGGAGCTGGAGGTTCTCCAGGAAACCTTCAGCTCTCAAGTCAAGGACTTCACCATTGTTCTTTTTGCTGTAGAGTCAGACCCCACAGATCCAGAGGTGGTTAGCTTCATGAAAGAAAACATAACAATCCAGGAGCTCTGTCAGAGCTGGGCAGGTCAGTACATGGTCTTCAACGTCAAGGACAAACAACAGGTTTCTGCTTTACTCCGCCTTGTGGAGAAGATGACGGCTGTGGGATCTCAGTCTTTCAGAAAAGAAATGATGATAAAACCACGAACAGGTTCATCCAAAAATCCCTGGGTGACAACCACTGATGGAAAATCGAAGCTTGAACCTCTGAGGATAGTGATGGTTGGGAAGACGGGCTGCGGGAAGAGCGCAACTGCAAACACGATTTTGAGGAAGAACTGTTTCACCTCCAAGTCTAGCATGAAATCTGTGACCACCGTCTGTCAAAAACGTAGTGCTGAGGTCAATGGGAGGATGGTCGCTGTGGTCGACACGCCTGGTTTGTATGACACCAAACTGTCCAACGATGAAGTGAAGCAGGAGATGGTGAAGTGCATCAGCCTGATGTCTCCTGGACCTCATGTCTTCCTGCTGGTGGTGCAGATTGGTCGCTTCACCCAAGAAGAAAGAGACACCGTGGATCTGATTAGAGAATTCTTCGGCAAGAATTCAGTCCATTTTATCATCCTTGTTTTCACCAGAGGAGATGATCTTCAGGATCAAACGGTTGAGAGCTACATAGAAGAGGCCAATGACGACTATATGAATGAGCTGATTGAATCCTGCGGAGGACGGTACCACGTTTTCAACAACAAAGATGGGAAGAACCACAGACAGGTCACTGAACTTCTGAACAAGATCGACACAATGGTGAAGAAAAACGGTGCCCAATGCTACACAACAGACATGTTCCAGGAGGCTGAGAGAGCCATCCAAAAGGAGGTGCAGAGGATCCTCcaggaaaaggaggaggagatgctgagagagaaggagaagttgCAAAGAGAGTTTGAGAAAGAAATCgaagcaaagaaaagaaaaatttatCAAGAAAGAGAAGAGAAAGAGAAATTGCTCCAAGAAAAGGAAGACTACATCAAACAacaggaggagagaaaaaagaaagaggaggaggaacgAGAAAAGGAGGATAaagatcaaaaaataaaagaggagcaACTGCGGAGAGAATGGGAGCAAAAATTTGAAGCTCTGGAGATTAAACTGAGATCGGAACTGGAGAAAAATGCGGTTTCTGACAAGGATGCGATGAGGTATAAGGAAGAGCTGCAACGAGAACGGGAATCCTGGGAAAGAGAACGTGAACAGTGGTGGCTGAAACGAAAAGAAGAGGAGCAACAGCGACAGGAGCAGGAGAGGGTAAAGCTCCAGAAGCTCAAAGAAGAATACGACCGAGAAAGAGGCGACTATGAAACCAAAAGAAATGAAGAAGACAAAGTCAGAAAGGCACAGGAGGAGAAGGAACTGAGAGAGGCACAAGAAAACTTTACGAAAAAAGTAGAGGAGAtcaaggagaggaatgaagagGAGGCCAGGAAGCAAGCTGAGGAGTTCAACGAGTTCAAGGAGAAATATGTCAAAGACTTTGCAGAACTTATGGCTAAACATGACAAAGAGATCGAGGAACTGAAGGAAAGGGATCAGAGGAAGAACCAGATCATTCTGAAAAACCTCATCAAGGACAAAACATACAAGAAACAGTACGAGCTCCTGaagaaacaacaagaggaagaaaaaagtaCCGTTCTCCAAGAAATACTTCCTCAAATGGACGAGGAAGCTCGCAATAAAGCCATGACTCAGCTTCAGGTTAAACATGACCAGGAACTGAACGAGTGGATCGAAGACCAAATGCAGAAAGCTTCAGACAAGAACTGCAGTATTCTATGA